The Paludisphaera rhizosphaerae genome window below encodes:
- a CDS encoding polymorphic toxin-type HINT domain-containing protein, protein MFFTLMIGLAVLAAAPDGSTDADRSAYEAAAAAAGRDADAQVRLALWCEAHGMAAERLKHLTRAVLLAPDNAKARGLLGQVQRDGKWMRPQDVAKAIENSPDQKALMDEYFARRVKAKDEADDQYKLALWCEEKGLTQPMLAHLHRTLQLDPNREGAWRRLGFKKIGGRWVNPEAESVAKAEREAQGKADKEWRPRLEKIRAALAGKDRAKRALAVEELAAVADPRAVPALWHVFVQGGDESRQKLAVDVLSRIEGPGASVALATLAVFSPHAMLRADAASLLQRRDPREFAGFLANLIQEEIKYKVKPVEGPGGPGELVVETKDKNVRRLYRPFQGPSILPGDWMGRDANGNAVVNRPLWTYVGAITDSRVGLEMISGGPGMTYAAPGYDGPLITDSFVTGLPMVPPGVSTIGTSSLSAQQNPAIAGALLQGVGVPSAVSQRILGQMQQGLNTRDATVAMIAASGFTTRPIIQEAVQIPIQQMEADARASALVARQQLAADMAGIEAQNAPVREVNDRAVAVLKAVSGEDRGVDRDRWTSWVIDVLGYGQPLRGDTSPPVTIVEDVPIAYQPQAMSVVTSSVVGLRIGPSCFAGGTPVRTIQGDRPIETIQPGDLVLSQDTTTGKLSYQPVVEVMHNPPNWTYKIDLGKEAVHPTGIHRFWKAGEGWVMAREIKAGDKLRTVGGVVEVVSAEKEKVQPVFNLLLAGGDNYCVGELGLVAHDNGFVEPVAQPFDGVPATAELVAGSRP, encoded by the coding sequence GGCGCCCGATGGATCGACCGACGCCGACCGCTCCGCCTATGAAGCAGCGGCCGCAGCGGCGGGCCGCGACGCCGACGCCCAGGTCAGGCTCGCCCTCTGGTGCGAGGCCCACGGCATGGCGGCCGAGCGTCTCAAGCACCTCACCCGTGCCGTCCTTCTCGCCCCCGACAACGCCAAGGCTCGCGGCCTGCTGGGGCAGGTCCAACGCGACGGCAAATGGATGCGGCCCCAGGACGTGGCGAAGGCGATCGAGAACTCTCCCGATCAAAAGGCGTTGATGGACGAATACTTCGCCCGCCGGGTGAAGGCGAAGGACGAGGCCGACGACCAGTACAAGCTGGCGCTGTGGTGCGAGGAGAAGGGGCTGACCCAGCCGATGCTGGCCCACCTGCATCGAACGCTCCAGCTCGACCCGAACCGCGAGGGTGCGTGGCGTCGGTTGGGGTTCAAGAAGATCGGCGGGCGCTGGGTCAATCCCGAGGCTGAGTCCGTCGCCAAGGCCGAGCGCGAGGCCCAGGGGAAGGCCGACAAGGAGTGGCGGCCGAGGCTGGAGAAGATCCGCGCCGCGCTGGCCGGCAAGGACAGGGCGAAGCGGGCCCTGGCGGTGGAGGAACTGGCGGCGGTCGCCGATCCTCGCGCCGTGCCGGCGCTCTGGCATGTGTTCGTCCAGGGCGGCGACGAATCGCGGCAGAAACTCGCCGTCGACGTGCTGAGCCGGATCGAGGGCCCCGGCGCGTCGGTCGCGCTGGCGACGCTCGCGGTCTTCAGCCCGCATGCGATGCTCCGCGCGGACGCCGCCTCATTGCTCCAGCGCCGCGACCCCCGGGAGTTCGCCGGCTTCCTGGCGAACTTGATCCAGGAAGAAATCAAGTACAAGGTCAAACCAGTGGAGGGGCCGGGAGGGCCGGGCGAGCTGGTGGTGGAGACCAAGGATAAGAACGTGCGGCGGCTCTACCGGCCGTTTCAGGGGCCCTCCATACTCCCCGGCGACTGGATGGGAAGGGATGCGAACGGGAACGCCGTCGTCAATCGACCCCTCTGGACGTACGTGGGGGCGATCACAGACAGCCGTGTTGGGCTGGAGATGATCTCCGGCGGTCCCGGCATGACGTACGCCGCTCCGGGGTATGATGGGCCGCTGATTACGGACTCCTTCGTGACGGGCCTCCCCATGGTGCCTCCGGGGGTGAGCACGATCGGAACATCTTCCCTGTCCGCCCAACAGAACCCCGCGATCGCCGGGGCGCTCTTGCAGGGAGTCGGGGTCCCGTCGGCGGTGAGCCAGAGGATCCTCGGCCAGATGCAGCAGGGATTGAACACCCGGGACGCCACGGTGGCGATGATCGCCGCATCCGGATTCACGACGCGACCGATCATCCAGGAGGCCGTCCAGATCCCGATCCAGCAGATGGAGGCCGACGCCCGGGCGTCGGCCCTGGTCGCCAGGCAGCAACTCGCGGCGGACATGGCGGGGATCGAGGCGCAGAACGCGCCGGTCCGCGAGGTCAACGACCGCGCCGTCGCCGTCCTCAAGGCTGTCAGCGGCGAGGACCGGGGCGTCGACCGGGACCGATGGACGAGCTGGGTGATCGACGTCCTGGGCTACGGCCAGCCGTTGCGGGGCGATACCTCGCCGCCGGTCACGATCGTCGAGGACGTCCCCATCGCCTACCAACCCCAGGCCATGTCCGTCGTGACGTCGTCCGTCGTCGGCCTGCGCATCGGCCCGTCGTGCTTCGCGGGGGGGACGCCAGTGCGGACGATCCAGGGGGACCGGCCGATCGAAACCATTCAGCCGGGCGACCTGGTGCTGTCGCAGGACACGACGACAGGCAAGCTGTCGTACCAGCCGGTCGTGGAGGTGATGCACAACCCGCCCAACTGGACCTACAAGATCGACCTCGGCAAAGAGGCGGTCCACCCTACCGGCATCCACCGCTTCTGGAAGGCCGGCGAGGGCTGGGTCATGGCCCGCGAGATCAAGGCCGGGGACAAGCTGCGGACCGTCGGCGGCGTGGTGGAAGTCGTCTCTGCCGAGAAGGAGAAGGTCCAGCCGGTCTTCAACCTGCTGCTCGCCGGCGGCGACAACTACTGCGTCGGCGAGCTCGGCCTGGTGGCTCACGACAACGGCTTCGTCGAACCCGTGGCGCAACCCTTCGACGGCGTGCCGGCCACGGCGGAACTGGTCGCCGGGTCGCGGCCCTGA